A region from the Ichthyobacterium seriolicida genome encodes:
- the recN gene encoding DNA repair protein RecN translates to MLKHISVKNYALIENLEIDIPSGFTTITGETGAGKSILLGAIGLALGNRADLKSLKNADQKCVIEVQFYIKDYKLKEFFESHDLDYEDNTILRREILPSGKSRSFINDVPSSLSVINKLGEKLLDIHSQHQTLKLKDSDFQMKLLDSVAGNTEILIDYKNKLREFKREKKEFESLKLKRDSLLNEFNYNSFLLQELQSVKLIENEQEDKELELEKLTHVEDIKNSLQYSIKAIDDDEIGISNVLNNVRNSISNISKISDEYNIIYERINSIYLELDDVYTEMCSLVEDVEYEPHRLEEVNSRLKVIYDLEKKHSVGSVQELLDIKSELEKKVNTTENLDQLIREKELFIDSLEGDIRNIASAISKNRERVIPKIESDILKVIERLGMPSSFISLRLSHLNEFRENGVNDIEYLFSHGGESDLHPLNKIASGGELSRIMIAIKSIMSRYDSMPTIIFDEIDTGISGNIADKMGDVMIDLGRNIQVISITHLPQIAAKGQYQLKVYKENIGGKIETRIRLLSSTERVTEIAEIISGNKISEAAIQQARQLLGVD, encoded by the coding sequence AGAGAACTTAGAGATAGATATACCATCTGGATTTACTACAATAACAGGAGAAACAGGGGCTGGTAAGTCTATACTTTTGGGGGCTATAGGTTTAGCATTGGGCAATAGAGCAGATTTGAAATCCTTAAAAAATGCAGATCAGAAATGTGTAATAGAAGTACAGTTCTACATAAAAGATTATAAGCTGAAGGAATTTTTTGAAAGTCATGATTTAGATTACGAAGACAATACCATTTTAAGAAGAGAAATTTTACCATCGGGCAAGTCTCGTTCTTTCATAAATGACGTGCCAAGTTCCTTGAGTGTTATCAATAAGTTGGGAGAGAAATTATTAGATATACATTCTCAACATCAAACATTAAAGTTAAAAGATTCAGATTTTCAGATGAAACTTTTAGATTCAGTCGCAGGTAATACTGAGATATTAATCGATTATAAAAATAAGTTACGAGAATTTAAAAGAGAAAAAAAGGAATTTGAGAGCCTCAAATTAAAAAGAGATTCTCTACTTAATGAATTTAATTATAACTCCTTTTTATTACAGGAATTGCAAAGTGTAAAGCTGATAGAAAATGAGCAGGAAGACAAGGAGTTAGAGTTAGAAAAATTAACTCATGTGGAGGATATAAAAAATAGCCTTCAGTATTCTATAAAAGCTATAGATGATGATGAAATAGGTATTTCTAATGTTTTGAACAATGTGAGAAATAGTATTAGTAATATATCTAAAATATCTGATGAGTACAATATTATATATGAGAGGATAAATAGCATATATCTGGAGTTAGATGACGTGTATACAGAGATGTGTTCTCTAGTGGAAGATGTAGAATATGAACCGCATAGACTTGAAGAGGTAAATAGTCGTTTAAAGGTGATATATGATTTAGAAAAGAAACACTCTGTTGGAAGTGTACAAGAGTTATTGGATATAAAATCTGAATTAGAGAAAAAAGTTAATACGACTGAAAATTTAGATCAACTCATACGAGAAAAAGAACTTTTTATAGATTCTTTAGAAGGAGACATTAGAAATATAGCTTCAGCGATATCTAAAAATAGGGAGCGTGTAATACCTAAAATAGAGAGTGATATTCTCAAAGTAATAGAGAGATTAGGAATGCCTAGTTCTTTCATTTCTCTGAGATTATCTCATTTGAATGAGTTTAGAGAAAACGGTGTGAATGATATAGAGTACTTATTTTCTCACGGTGGGGAATCTGATTTACATCCTCTAAATAAAATTGCTTCAGGGGGTGAATTATCTCGTATCATGATAGCTATAAAGAGTATAATGTCTAGGTATGACAGTATGCCAACGATTATTTTTGATGAGATAGACACTGGAATATCTGGAAATATAGCCGATAAGATGGGAGATGTTATGATAGATTTAGGTCGCAATATACAAGTTATAAGCATTACTCATTTGCCACAGATAGCTGCAAAGGGTCAGTATCAATTAAAAGTTTATAAGGAAAATATAGGAGGTAAGATAGAGACTAGGATACGATTACTCTCAAGTACAGAGAGGGTAACTGAAATAGCTGAAATAATCAGTGGAAATAAAATTTCTGAGGCTGCTATACAACAGGCTAGGCAGTTATTGGGCGTAGATTGA
- a CDS encoding BspA family leucine-rich repeat surface protein translates to MLLIWNRCFFEAKAFNKDISKWDVSKVTNMESMFYGAKAFNKDIGSWNVSKVTNMASMFFEAIAFNKDIGSWNVSKVTNMASMFFEAIAFNKDIGSWNVSKVTNMASMFLGATAFNKDIGSWNVSNVANMASMFLGATAFNQDLNNWNVSNVTNMASMFAKAKAFNKDIGSWNVYKVTNMGYMFYHATSFNQDLSKWDISNVAYMNSTFQDSGMPHSSSDTDKSKYPKKK, encoded by the coding sequence ATGTTACTAATATGGAATCGATGTTTTTTTGAAGCTAAAGCTTTCAATAAAGATATAAGCAAATGGGATGTGTCTAAGGTTACTAATATGGAATCGATGTTTTATGGCGCTAAAGCTTTCAATAAAGATATAGGTAGTTGGAATGTTTCTAAGGTTACCAATATGGCATCGATGTTTTTTGAAGCTATAGCTTTCAATAAAGATATAGGTAGTTGGAATGTTTCTAAGGTTACCAATATGGCATCGATGTTTTTTGAAGCTATAGCTTTCAATAAAGATATAGGTAGTTGGAATGTTTCTAAGGTTACCAATATGGCATCGATGTTTTTGGGCGCTACAGCTTTCAATAAAGATATAGGTAGTTGGAATGTTTCTAATGTTGCTAATATGGCATCGATGTTTTTGGGCGCTACAGCTTTTAATCAAGACTTAAATAACTGGAACGTCTCTAATGTTACTAATATGGCATCGATGTTTGCAAAAGCTAAAGCTTTCAATAAAGATATAGGTAGTTGGAATGTTTATAAGGTTACTAATATGGGCTATATGTTTTACCATGCTACATCTTTTAATCAAGATTTAAGCAAATGGGATATCTCTAATGTTGCGTATATGAATTCAACGTTTCAAGATTCAGGAATGCCTCATAGTAGCTCTGATACTGATAAGAGTAAGTATCCTAAAAAAAAATAG